Below is a genomic region from Miscanthus floridulus cultivar M001 chromosome 1, ASM1932011v1, whole genome shotgun sequence.
gtcgagatctataattttcatataaaaattatcttcatttaattccgtaaaaaaatatgatttgatatgattaatataacttagaaaaatcatatcttttttgcggaattaaataaaaataatttttatataaaaattatagatctcgatgagatctacaactttctagttttgagtttttccatttgaagtcgttaagatgctaaaaaattaatgacatatttagacataagggtatttttgacttttcacacctgcagtttgacggcgttagagcccaaactgacggcagtgatATGGAGAGcacaaaaaagttagagcagtggtgctgaagaccgctgaactttttcagggACACACATCTGCCTCAAGTCCGGCGCCCGAAATCAGCGTCACATTTTTGGTATGGGCGAAGCTCAGGCGTGGCGTGCTTAGGCTATCCGCACTCGTCCACCTCTATTTCcatctctaaaaagaaatattctatcctagtcatcgagattctctactctatacacATTTCTCCTGcacccgtgttatctctatcccatactctatacccactatttcatattttattcacctccctctccctttctctccctcaccaactctctctctctctcttgctgcaGTGCATTTAGCGTGTGCACAGTAGTCCTCTGGGAATAGCGCTCGCGCAGCCGGCCGCTACGCGCGCACGCGACACGGTGCAGGCGCGCGCGGCAGCTATCGCATGTGCAGGTGCGTTTGTAGGTGGGTTTAGCGGTAGCGGTGCGGATAGCCTTAGGCGGCAACCAAACACTAGCTAATTGTATAAGATATTGTAGCATCATAATATGCCTCGTAAAGCGTCTTTCGTTTGATAGGACTATGCTTCCCATCTTTTGTGACATAACAAGTGGATACTAGAACGTGATATTGTGTATATTCTAATAAtgaaatagcctaataaaaaagaTGGTTAGCGGTCGCCGTTGGCATTTTTCCGTAGGGCTTATTCGGTTAATCTCCTCCTTAAGGATTCAATCAATCCTCTCTGATTCCTTTTAATCCCCACTAAGCCAATACAATAAGGTCTAAACGGTACAGTGTCTTTATAGCCTCGTGCAGAATACCATGGAGCAACAGTCAACTGGCACGTCGAAACTGCTGCGCGTTTCATGGTAACCTAAGTCTCATGCACCATCACAGTTGAATCGCCGCGTGCTGtctttagagcaagtataatagtaggctgtaagccgactaaatgctgaggtggaggagagaggggagaagcgggctgtaagcttacagccggcttgggcacaagaaccaagaaagtctgtgagagagacaagtgggccatatattaactgtaaagagccgactactatatgagtgggctgagagaaggctgtaaGGAACCTTACAACCAGCAagtcggctgtattattagccttgctcttaacAACAATGGCCCCTGGTCAGCCTGCAGGTTAAACCTCGCTCCGACCATATATATAGCCGGCACCGGCACAGGCACAAGGCAGAAGGCAAGCCAAAGCCATCCCCCCTCCCCTCCTCTGCCTGCCTGCCTCTTTCACACGGAGCACAGTAGCAGAGAGACGACGCGAGACATCCGTTCCCTTGTCGCGCTGGGCATGGCCATCCCGCTGCCGCGGCATGACGTGACAAAGGGCGGCGGCCaggcggacgccgacgacgccgcGGCATGGCCGGGCGGTGACGACGACCAGGCGTCGGTGGCGGCGGAGCTGCGCGCGCTGTGGGGCATGGCGGCGCCGATCACGGCGCTCAACTGCGTGGTGTACCTGCGCGCGATGGTGTCCGTGCTGTGCCTCGGCCGCCTGGGCccgctggacctggcgggcggCGCGCTCGCCATCGGCCTCACCAACATCACGGGCCACAGCGTGCTGTTCGGCCTCGCGTCGGGGCTGGAGCCGCTGTGCGCGCAGGCGTTCGGGTCCCGGAACTACGAACTCCTGACGCTGTCCGTGCAGCGCGCCGTGCTGCTGCTGTTCCTCGCCGCGGTGCCCATCGCGCTGCTGTGGCTAAACGTGGGGCCCATCCTGGTGGCGCTCGGGCAGGACCCCACCATCTCGGCGCACGCCGCGTCGTACGCCGCGTTCGCGCTCCCGGACCTGGCGGCCGGCGCCGTGCTGCAGCCGCTGCGCGTGTACCTCCGGTCGCAGGGCATCACGCGGCCCATGGCGGCGTGCTCCGCGATCGCCGTGGCGCTGCACGTCCCGCTCAACGTCGGTCTCGTCTTCGGCATGGGCCTCGGCGTGCGCGGCGTCGCCGCGGCGCAGGCGCTCACCAACACCAACATGCTGCTGTTCCTGCTGGCCTACATCCGCTGGGCGCGCGCCTGCGAGGGCACCTGGAAGGGCTTTGCGcgccccgccgccgtcgccagcGGCCTCCCCGCGCTCGCCAGCCTCGCCGTGCCCAGCTGCGTCGGCGTCTGCCTCGAGTGGTGGTGGTACGAGGTCGTCACCGTGCTCGCCGGGTACCTCCCcaaccccgccgccgccgtcggcgccGCCGGGGTGCTCATCCAGACCACAAGCCTCATGTACACCGTGCCCATGGCGCTCGCCGCCTGCGTATCCACCCGGGTAAGCACCCTCTCCTCCATCGATATATCACCCTCAAACATGGATCGGCGAAAACGAAAAACCGATCGTATTCGTATAGATGCCGAGATCTTTGCGCCGGATTTTCTTGCCCATTTGGATTGGGTTTTGGATCGGGTCCATAGATTTGCTTTCGCCAGGTTCACATCGCGGTCGCACACAGGACCGGCGTTTTGCTCGTCGGTCCGCGGCGAGGCCGTGATTTTTCAGCtatcaccatgcatgcatgccacGGAACTTTGACTACTTGTGCCGAGATTGACTTAGCTAGCAGGTAGTCACGGTGTCACACGAAGTCTTGTTTTCTCACTTGTTTATTCTTTTCGTGACGTGGACCAAAACTTCAAAGAttttcttttggagaaaaactctGCTTTCAGCATAGTAAATCAGGATTCtgtacatctctctctctctctctctctttcagaTTCCTCTCTCTTTGGATTTAACATGCCCTGTTCCTGAACAATGCATTTTTTAGCATGCAATTCAGAGCCATTGCAGAGTTTTAGTTGTACCTATACTAGCACGTAGTAAAGCTACTCTCTCTTTTCTTGCCAAAGTAATAACAAAGCAACAATCTTGTGCGTGGTGAGTCTGCTTCCTCCTATTGCCATCCTTGGGCATCTCAAATTGGTCTCCACATGTGTGGTGCACCATTACATATTCCCCTGCACTGCTCTACTTTTGTGCGCTAACACGTCAAGTGCATGCACTCCATCCATGCATACATAAGTAGGCTCCAACCAAAAAGGAAGGCTTGCCTTTTCAATTTTCAATTGAAGAATGCAACAGCATGGAACATGCTGTGGCCATCCATGTTTTCATGTTTGTAAATAAAGCTGATGAAACACGCAGGGAACCATGGCGGTTCCCTTGTTCGGTAGATTCGCAGGTGCCTCATTTTAACCCCGCCCATGGAAGTTACTCCTACTACTAGATACTACAGTCACACCGATTTTTACAGCGTGGGAAAACGACAATGCCACGTTGGTGGTTGGTCTTCTCATGTCACTGTGCGTTGTGTTGCACAGTGTTTGCATTGCAGCACAGGGACAGCCACTGGTGGCTTGTAGCTGCCATGAAAAGATTAGCTTGGCTAGTGCGCAGAGCACGAGCGGTCTGCTGCTCGCTGTAACACACTGTTGGGCTTCGTTTTTTACTCTGCTGAGTTCCAAGAACAGACAAGAATGGCTGGCACGCCAACCATAGGAGAACAGCAGCAAAGATCTCGGCAGCACAGCAACGTCTACTGCAGCTTCACTGTGACGCTATGCTCATTTGGTTTTTGATCGGCCCTGATGCCATattgccatgcatgcatgcaggtgGGCAACGAGCTGGGCGCCGGGAAGCCGCGGCGCGCGCGGATGGCGGCGCTGGTGGCGCTGTGGTGCGCGCTGGCGATTGGCGCGGTGCACGTGGCGTGGACGGTGGCGCTGAGCAGGCGGTGGGTGGAGCTGTTCACGACGGAGCCCGGCGTGGTGCGCCTGGCGTCGGCGGCGATGCCCGTGGTGGGTCTGTGCGAGCTGGGCAACTGCCCGCAGACCACGGGCTGCGGGGTGCTCCGGGGCACGGCGCGCCCGGCCGTGGGCGCACGGATCAACCTCCTCTCCTTCTACCTGGTGGGCACCCCCGTGGCGGTGTACCTGGCGTTCGGCGCCCCCGGCGTCGGGTTCCGGGGCCTCTGGTACGGCCTCCTGTCGGCGCAGGCCTCGTGCGTCGCGCTCGTCCTCGCCGCCGTCGTGTGGCGCACCGACTGGCGCGTCGAGGCCATGCGCGCCAAGAAGCTGGCGGGTCTGGAGCTCGCCCCTGTCGCGACCACCGCCGCAgccgctgacgacgacgacgccgaGGAGAGGAAGCGCCTCGTGGTGGCCGCCACCGGCGGAGGGCATGTAGTAGTGTAGTGGTAGGTAGGCTAGCCACAGTGCATGTCGTGGCTGGATGATGACAGCGACGCGACGTGCGAGTGCAGGGTCGCCGTCGTCGCCGGAGCCCGTGTGTCCACCCAGACCCAGCATCAATGGACGCCACGGATCATAGAGTTGCTTGGCTTTTCGCTGCTGCCTACAACTAGCTCGCTGGCCATAGGCTAGTAGTATAGGTATAGCTTTGTGTGGCGTGCAGGGGCCTGGACGCCTGGGTGCCTGGCGGGTTATTATAATTGAATAGCTATCTCTGCGCCTGTGGTGCGATGGTGGTGGCTGCTGTCGCGGCGCgcaactagctagctagctagcgccGGCAAGTGGTGGCCAtgcatgttgttgtt
It encodes:
- the LOC136480418 gene encoding protein DETOXIFICATION 54-like; its protein translation is MAIPLPRHDVTKGGGQADADDAAAWPGGDDDQASVAAELRALWGMAAPITALNCVVYLRAMVSVLCLGRLGPLDLAGGALAIGLTNITGHSVLFGLASGLEPLCAQAFGSRNYELLTLSVQRAVLLLFLAAVPIALLWLNVGPILVALGQDPTISAHAASYAAFALPDLAAGAVLQPLRVYLRSQGITRPMAACSAIAVALHVPLNVGLVFGMGLGVRGVAAAQALTNTNMLLFLLAYIRWARACEGTWKGFARPAAVASGLPALASLAVPSCVGVCLEWWWYEVVTVLAGYLPNPAAAVGAAGVLIQTTSLMYTVPMALAACVSTRVGNELGAGKPRRARMAALVALWCALAIGAVHVAWTVALSRRWVELFTTEPGVVRLASAAMPVVGLCELGNCPQTTGCGVLRGTARPAVGARINLLSFYLVGTPVAVYLAFGAPGVGFRGLWYGLLSAQASCVALVLAAVVWRTDWRVEAMRAKKLAGLELAPVATTAAAADDDDAEERKRLVVAATGGGHVVV